From a region of the Corythoichthys intestinalis isolate RoL2023-P3 chromosome 7, ASM3026506v1, whole genome shotgun sequence genome:
- the LOC130918828 gene encoding dipeptidyl peptidase 9-like isoform X3 produces MDHNEICSLRANYCAHYRCPLATQAKVIQGNQNWFRAIERFMHIVKRLKTEDKKEDNQGSINEALASIPVFDELSSSTEVVEMEDVISNRFRVQKHTWAGLQKIIHDTHKNIGCLINNEPHNFQFVQDSSRSYRLYYLGTRHNNRENSLFYSDIPSEVCKEPLLILSGKHLLDHFQASPQHKIFSLAEELLRERMRLEVSGLTSYHYHQTAGLFLFQANNSLHYCFDSSDNDFKQVKMTPHEIRTQCKGARMDAKICPSDSNLITFVHKNDIWLTNIKTNEEKRLTFCHKGTDKPNEDSKTAGVASFVTQEEFHRFTGYWWCPAAKEESEGGKTLTILFEEVDESEVDIIHVPSPTKEESYTDVYRYPRAGSKNPAVTLKLAEIKINSLGNIVSTEEKELILPFKHLFPTAEYITQAGWTKDGRYVWAALINRQQQHLQLVLLPLSLFIPVDQNVTSRLKSLLAVENTAHPLIIYQAISNIWINVHNIFYPFSQSSDNEITFITANESKTGFCHLYKITTLLERDCYNWASGYTHSQDHFKCPIKEKVALTSGEWEVLTNHGARRLSSPNIWIDEKEKLVYFHGTKDSPLEHHLYVVSYESPGEIVRLTKPGFSHNCSVSPTFDMFVSHYSSLTTAPCMSVYKLINSNGNPLRKKPEFWASLMKPTGHSPDVTHPEIFSFMGKSGFQLYGLLYKPHSLVPGRKHPTVVFANGGPKVQLVNNSYQGIKYKLLSKLASLGYVVLIIDSRGSCHRGLKFQGAVKDKMGEVEVEDQVEGLHYVAEKYKFVDLNRVAIHGWSYGGFVSLMGLIHRPDIFKVAIAGAPITLWMAYDTGFTERYLDTPENNQKAYDACSVALNVNKFPNEPNRLLILHGFLDENVHFFHTNFLVSQLIRAGKPYNLQVYPNERHNIMCSKTAEHYAITLMHFLQENL; encoded by the exons ATGgatcacaatgaaatttg CAGTCTCCGTGCAAACTATTGTGCACACTACAGATGTCCACTTGCAACACAGGCAAAAGTAATACAAG GGAACCAAAACTGGTTCAGGGCCATCGAGCGGTTTATGCATATTGTAAAGAGGCTGAAAACTGAAGACAAGAAAGAAGACAATCAGGGCAG CATTAATGAGGCACTTGCAAGTATTCCGGTATTTGACGAGCTGTCGTCCAGCACAGAGGTGGTGGAGATGGAAGATGTGATTTCCAACCGCTTCCGAGTGCAAAAGCACACGTGGGCTGGTCTGCAAAAAATAATTCATGACACCCACAAGAATATAGGCTGCCTCATCAACAACGAGCCACATAACTTCCAGTTTGTCCAGGACAGCTCACGTTCCTATCGGCTTTATTACCTCG GTACGCGGCACAACAATAGGGAAAACTCATTATTCTACTCAGATATTCCCAGCGAGGTATGCAAAGAACCTCTCCTCATTTTGTCTGGGAAGCATCTACTGGATCACTTTCAG GCCAGCCCCCAACACAAGATTTTCTCCCTGGCGGAGGAGCTGCTGCGAGAGAGGATGCGCTTAGAGGTGTCTGGCCTCACATCCTATCACTATCACCAAACTGCAGGACTGTTTCTCTTCCAAGCCAACAACAGTCTACACTATTGCTTTGACAGCTCAGATAATGATTTCAAA CAAGTTAAGATGACCCCGCATGAGATTAGGACCCAATGTAAGGGTGCACGCATGGATGCCAAAATCTGCCCCTCCGATTCTAACTTGATCACTTTTGTtcacaaaaatgacatttggCTGACCAACatcaagacaaatgaagaaaagaGACTCACCTTCTGCCATAAAG GCACTGACAAGCCAAATGAGGATTCCAAAACTGCTGGTGTAGCCTCTTTTGTCACGCAAGAAGAATTCCATCGTTTCACCGGATACTGGTGGTGTCCAGCTGCAAAGGAAG aATCAGAGGGTGGAAAAACACTGACGATTTTGTTTGAGGAAGTGGATGAGTCTGAAGTTGACATCATTCATGTACCATCTCCAACTAAGGAAGAAAGTTACACTGATGTGTACCGTTACCCACGTGCTG GCAGCAAGAATCCGGCTGTTACTCTAAAATTAGCTGAAATCAAGATAAATAGTCTTGGCAAT ATTGTCAGCACAGAGGAAAAAGAGTTAATTTTGCCTTTCAAACACTTATTCCCCACTGCTGAATACATCACCCAAGCTGGATGGACTAAAGACGGTCGATA TGTGTGGGCAGCCTTGATAAACCGACAGCAGCAGCATCTCCAATTGGTCCTGTTGCCTTTGTCACTCTTCATTCCCGTGGACCAGAACGTAACTTCCAGGCTGAAGAGTCTGCTGGCTGTTGAGAACACGGCTCATCCACTCATCATTTACCAAGCCATCAGCAACATATGGATCAAT GTCCACAATATTTTCTACCCATTTAGCCAAAGCAGTGACAATGAGATTACATTTATCACTGCAAATGAGTCCAAAACGGGTTTTTGCCACCtgtacaagatcacaacattgTTGGAGCGTGACTGTTACAATTGGGCCAGTGGCTACACACACTCTCAAG ATCATTTCAAATGTCCAATCAAGGAAAAGGTGGCACTGACAAGTGGGGAATGGGAGGTGTTGACCAATCATGGAGCAAGG CGGTTATCCAGCCCTAATATTTGGATTGATGAGAAAGAAAAGTTGGTGTACTTCCACGGAACAAAAGACTCACCCTTGGAGCATCACTTGTATGTCGTGAGCTACGAGTCACCAGGAGAAATCGTACGACTTACCAAGCCTGGTTTCTCTCACAACTGCTCCGTGAGCCCT ACATTTGACATGTTTGTCAGCCACTACAGTAGCCTGACCACCGCACCTTGCATGAGCGTCTACAAGCTGATCAACTCAAATGGCAACCCGCTGCGCAAAAAGCCGGAGTTCTGGGCAAGTCTGATGAAGCCTACTG GCCATTCACCCGATGTCACCCATCCTGAAATTTTTAGCTTCATGGGGAAGTCTGGCTTTCAGCTTTATGGCCTCTTGTACAAACCACACAGTTTGGTTCCAGGGAGGAAACATCCCACAGTTGTCTTTGCGAATGGCGGTCCTAAG gtcCAGTTAGTGAATAACTCTTATCAAGGCATAAAATACAAGCTGCTGAGCAAGTTGGCGTCTCTTGGTTACGTTGTGCTCATCATTGACAGCCGAGGCTCCTGCCATCGAGGACTCAAGTTTCAAGGAGCTGTGAAGGACAAAATG GGTGAGGTGGAGGTTGAAGACCAGGTGGAAGGTTTGCACTATGTAGCAGAAAAGTACAAGTTTGTGGACTTGAATCGCGTTGCCATCCATGGTTGGTCCTACGGAGGCTTTGTTTCTCTCATGGGTCTCATTCATAGACCTGATATTTTCAAG GTTGCCATTGCAGGGGCACCAATTACATTGTGGATGGCTTATGACACTGGTTTCACAGAGCGGTACTTGGATACCCCTGAAAACAACCAGAAGGCTTACGACGCTTGCTCAGTTGCGCTCAATGTCAACAAGTTCCCTAATGA ACCAAACAGACTGCTGATCCTGCATGGATTTCTTGATGAGAATGTACACTTTTTCCACACAAACTTTCTTGTATCCCAACTCATACGTGCGGGGAAACCATACAACCTTCAG GTTTATCCCAACGAAcggcacaacatcatgtgttcaAAGACTGCAGAACATtatgcaatcacactgatgcacTTCCTCCAGGAGAACCTCTGA
- the LOC130918828 gene encoding dipeptidyl peptidase 9-like isoform X1 has product MDHNEICSLRANYCAHYRCPLATQAKVIQGNQNWFRAIERFMHIVKRLKTEDKKEDNQGSINEALASIPVFDELSSSTEVVEMEDVISNRFRVQKHTWAGLQKIIHDTHKNIGCLINNEPHNFQFVQDSSRSYRLYYLGTRHNNRENSLFYSDIPSEVCKEPLLILSGKHLLDHFQASPQHKIFSLAEELLRERMRLEVSGLTSYHYHQTAGLFLFQANNSLHYCFDSSDNDFKQVKMTPHEIRTQCKGARMDAKICPSDSNLITFVHKNDIWLTNIKTNEEKRLTFCHKGTDKPNEDSKTAGVASFVTQEEFHRFTGYWWCPAAKEESEGGKTLTILFEEVDESEVDIIHVPSPTKEESYTDVYRYPRAGSKNPAVTLKLAEIKINSLGNIVSTEEKELILPFKHLFPTAEYITQAGWTKDGRYVWAALINRQQQHLQLVLLPLSLFIPVDQNVTSRLKSLLAVENTAHPLIIYQAISNIWINVHNIFYPFSQSSDNEITFITANESKTGFCHLYKITTLLERDCYNWASGYTHSQDHFKCPIKEKVALTSGEWEVLTNHGARRLSSPNIWIDEKEKLVYFHGTKDSPLEHHLYVVSYESPGEIVRLTKPGFSHNCSVSPTFDMFVSHYSSLTTAPCMSVYKLINSNGNPLRKKPEFWASLMKPTGHSPDVTHPEIFSFMGKSGFQLYGLLYKPHSLVPGRKHPTVVFANGGPKVWTKVQLVNNSYQGIKYKLLSKLASLGYVVLIIDSRGSCHRGLKFQGAVKDKMGEVEVEDQVEGLHYVAEKYKFVDLNRVAIHGWSYGGFVSLMGLIHRPDIFKVAIAGAPITLWMAYDTGFTERYLDTPENNQKAYDACSVALNVNKFPNEPNRLLILHGFLDENVHFFHTNFLVSQLIRAGKPYNLQVYPNERHNIMCSKTAEHYAITLMHFLQENL; this is encoded by the exons ATGgatcacaatgaaatttg CAGTCTCCGTGCAAACTATTGTGCACACTACAGATGTCCACTTGCAACACAGGCAAAAGTAATACAAG GGAACCAAAACTGGTTCAGGGCCATCGAGCGGTTTATGCATATTGTAAAGAGGCTGAAAACTGAAGACAAGAAAGAAGACAATCAGGGCAG CATTAATGAGGCACTTGCAAGTATTCCGGTATTTGACGAGCTGTCGTCCAGCACAGAGGTGGTGGAGATGGAAGATGTGATTTCCAACCGCTTCCGAGTGCAAAAGCACACGTGGGCTGGTCTGCAAAAAATAATTCATGACACCCACAAGAATATAGGCTGCCTCATCAACAACGAGCCACATAACTTCCAGTTTGTCCAGGACAGCTCACGTTCCTATCGGCTTTATTACCTCG GTACGCGGCACAACAATAGGGAAAACTCATTATTCTACTCAGATATTCCCAGCGAGGTATGCAAAGAACCTCTCCTCATTTTGTCTGGGAAGCATCTACTGGATCACTTTCAG GCCAGCCCCCAACACAAGATTTTCTCCCTGGCGGAGGAGCTGCTGCGAGAGAGGATGCGCTTAGAGGTGTCTGGCCTCACATCCTATCACTATCACCAAACTGCAGGACTGTTTCTCTTCCAAGCCAACAACAGTCTACACTATTGCTTTGACAGCTCAGATAATGATTTCAAA CAAGTTAAGATGACCCCGCATGAGATTAGGACCCAATGTAAGGGTGCACGCATGGATGCCAAAATCTGCCCCTCCGATTCTAACTTGATCACTTTTGTtcacaaaaatgacatttggCTGACCAACatcaagacaaatgaagaaaagaGACTCACCTTCTGCCATAAAG GCACTGACAAGCCAAATGAGGATTCCAAAACTGCTGGTGTAGCCTCTTTTGTCACGCAAGAAGAATTCCATCGTTTCACCGGATACTGGTGGTGTCCAGCTGCAAAGGAAG aATCAGAGGGTGGAAAAACACTGACGATTTTGTTTGAGGAAGTGGATGAGTCTGAAGTTGACATCATTCATGTACCATCTCCAACTAAGGAAGAAAGTTACACTGATGTGTACCGTTACCCACGTGCTG GCAGCAAGAATCCGGCTGTTACTCTAAAATTAGCTGAAATCAAGATAAATAGTCTTGGCAAT ATTGTCAGCACAGAGGAAAAAGAGTTAATTTTGCCTTTCAAACACTTATTCCCCACTGCTGAATACATCACCCAAGCTGGATGGACTAAAGACGGTCGATA TGTGTGGGCAGCCTTGATAAACCGACAGCAGCAGCATCTCCAATTGGTCCTGTTGCCTTTGTCACTCTTCATTCCCGTGGACCAGAACGTAACTTCCAGGCTGAAGAGTCTGCTGGCTGTTGAGAACACGGCTCATCCACTCATCATTTACCAAGCCATCAGCAACATATGGATCAAT GTCCACAATATTTTCTACCCATTTAGCCAAAGCAGTGACAATGAGATTACATTTATCACTGCAAATGAGTCCAAAACGGGTTTTTGCCACCtgtacaagatcacaacattgTTGGAGCGTGACTGTTACAATTGGGCCAGTGGCTACACACACTCTCAAG ATCATTTCAAATGTCCAATCAAGGAAAAGGTGGCACTGACAAGTGGGGAATGGGAGGTGTTGACCAATCATGGAGCAAGG CGGTTATCCAGCCCTAATATTTGGATTGATGAGAAAGAAAAGTTGGTGTACTTCCACGGAACAAAAGACTCACCCTTGGAGCATCACTTGTATGTCGTGAGCTACGAGTCACCAGGAGAAATCGTACGACTTACCAAGCCTGGTTTCTCTCACAACTGCTCCGTGAGCCCT ACATTTGACATGTTTGTCAGCCACTACAGTAGCCTGACCACCGCACCTTGCATGAGCGTCTACAAGCTGATCAACTCAAATGGCAACCCGCTGCGCAAAAAGCCGGAGTTCTGGGCAAGTCTGATGAAGCCTACTG GCCATTCACCCGATGTCACCCATCCTGAAATTTTTAGCTTCATGGGGAAGTCTGGCTTTCAGCTTTATGGCCTCTTGTACAAACCACACAGTTTGGTTCCAGGGAGGAAACATCCCACAGTTGTCTTTGCGAATGGCGGTCCTAAGGTCTGGACTAAG gtcCAGTTAGTGAATAACTCTTATCAAGGCATAAAATACAAGCTGCTGAGCAAGTTGGCGTCTCTTGGTTACGTTGTGCTCATCATTGACAGCCGAGGCTCCTGCCATCGAGGACTCAAGTTTCAAGGAGCTGTGAAGGACAAAATG GGTGAGGTGGAGGTTGAAGACCAGGTGGAAGGTTTGCACTATGTAGCAGAAAAGTACAAGTTTGTGGACTTGAATCGCGTTGCCATCCATGGTTGGTCCTACGGAGGCTTTGTTTCTCTCATGGGTCTCATTCATAGACCTGATATTTTCAAG GTTGCCATTGCAGGGGCACCAATTACATTGTGGATGGCTTATGACACTGGTTTCACAGAGCGGTACTTGGATACCCCTGAAAACAACCAGAAGGCTTACGACGCTTGCTCAGTTGCGCTCAATGTCAACAAGTTCCCTAATGA ACCAAACAGACTGCTGATCCTGCATGGATTTCTTGATGAGAATGTACACTTTTTCCACACAAACTTTCTTGTATCCCAACTCATACGTGCGGGGAAACCATACAACCTTCAG GTTTATCCCAACGAAcggcacaacatcatgtgttcaAAGACTGCAGAACATtatgcaatcacactgatgcacTTCCTCCAGGAGAACCTCTGA
- the LOC130918828 gene encoding dipeptidyl peptidase 9-like isoform X7 — MDHNEICSLRANYCAHYRCPLATQAKVIQGNQNWFRAIERFMHIVKRLKTEDKKEDNQGSINEALASIPVFDELSSSTEVVEMEDVISNRFRVQKHTWAGLQKIIHDTHKNIGCLINNEPHNFQFVQDSSRSYRLYYLGTRHNNRENSLFYSDIPSEVCKEPLLILSGKHLLDHFQASPQHKIFSLAEELLRERMRLEVSGLTSYHYHQTAGLFLFQANNSLHYCFDSSDNDFKQVKMTPHEIRTQCKGARMDAKICPSDSNLITFVHKNDIWLTNIKTNEEKRLTFCHKGTDKPNEDSKTAGVASFVTQEEFHRFTGYWWCPAAKEESEGGKTLTILFEEVDESEVDIIHVPSPTKEESYTDVYRYPRAGSKNPAVTLKLAEIKINSLGNIVSTEEKELILPFKHLFPTAEYITQAGWTKDGRYVWAALINRQQQHLQLVLLPLSLFIPVDQNVTSRLKSLLAVENTAHPLIIYQAISNIWINVHNIFYPFSQSSDNEITFITANESKTGFCHLYKITTLLERDCYNWASGYTHSQDHFKCPIKEKVALTSGEWEVLTNHGARRLSSPNIWIDEKEKLVYFHGTKDSPLEHHLYVVSYESPGEIVRLTKPGFSHNCSVSPAIHPMSPILKFLASWGSLAFSFMASCTNHTVWFQGGNIPQLSLRMAVLRSGLRSQSYCKILHA, encoded by the exons ATGgatcacaatgaaatttg CAGTCTCCGTGCAAACTATTGTGCACACTACAGATGTCCACTTGCAACACAGGCAAAAGTAATACAAG GGAACCAAAACTGGTTCAGGGCCATCGAGCGGTTTATGCATATTGTAAAGAGGCTGAAAACTGAAGACAAGAAAGAAGACAATCAGGGCAG CATTAATGAGGCACTTGCAAGTATTCCGGTATTTGACGAGCTGTCGTCCAGCACAGAGGTGGTGGAGATGGAAGATGTGATTTCCAACCGCTTCCGAGTGCAAAAGCACACGTGGGCTGGTCTGCAAAAAATAATTCATGACACCCACAAGAATATAGGCTGCCTCATCAACAACGAGCCACATAACTTCCAGTTTGTCCAGGACAGCTCACGTTCCTATCGGCTTTATTACCTCG GTACGCGGCACAACAATAGGGAAAACTCATTATTCTACTCAGATATTCCCAGCGAGGTATGCAAAGAACCTCTCCTCATTTTGTCTGGGAAGCATCTACTGGATCACTTTCAG GCCAGCCCCCAACACAAGATTTTCTCCCTGGCGGAGGAGCTGCTGCGAGAGAGGATGCGCTTAGAGGTGTCTGGCCTCACATCCTATCACTATCACCAAACTGCAGGACTGTTTCTCTTCCAAGCCAACAACAGTCTACACTATTGCTTTGACAGCTCAGATAATGATTTCAAA CAAGTTAAGATGACCCCGCATGAGATTAGGACCCAATGTAAGGGTGCACGCATGGATGCCAAAATCTGCCCCTCCGATTCTAACTTGATCACTTTTGTtcacaaaaatgacatttggCTGACCAACatcaagacaaatgaagaaaagaGACTCACCTTCTGCCATAAAG GCACTGACAAGCCAAATGAGGATTCCAAAACTGCTGGTGTAGCCTCTTTTGTCACGCAAGAAGAATTCCATCGTTTCACCGGATACTGGTGGTGTCCAGCTGCAAAGGAAG aATCAGAGGGTGGAAAAACACTGACGATTTTGTTTGAGGAAGTGGATGAGTCTGAAGTTGACATCATTCATGTACCATCTCCAACTAAGGAAGAAAGTTACACTGATGTGTACCGTTACCCACGTGCTG GCAGCAAGAATCCGGCTGTTACTCTAAAATTAGCTGAAATCAAGATAAATAGTCTTGGCAAT ATTGTCAGCACAGAGGAAAAAGAGTTAATTTTGCCTTTCAAACACTTATTCCCCACTGCTGAATACATCACCCAAGCTGGATGGACTAAAGACGGTCGATA TGTGTGGGCAGCCTTGATAAACCGACAGCAGCAGCATCTCCAATTGGTCCTGTTGCCTTTGTCACTCTTCATTCCCGTGGACCAGAACGTAACTTCCAGGCTGAAGAGTCTGCTGGCTGTTGAGAACACGGCTCATCCACTCATCATTTACCAAGCCATCAGCAACATATGGATCAAT GTCCACAATATTTTCTACCCATTTAGCCAAAGCAGTGACAATGAGATTACATTTATCACTGCAAATGAGTCCAAAACGGGTTTTTGCCACCtgtacaagatcacaacattgTTGGAGCGTGACTGTTACAATTGGGCCAGTGGCTACACACACTCTCAAG ATCATTTCAAATGTCCAATCAAGGAAAAGGTGGCACTGACAAGTGGGGAATGGGAGGTGTTGACCAATCATGGAGCAAGG CGGTTATCCAGCCCTAATATTTGGATTGATGAGAAAGAAAAGTTGGTGTACTTCCACGGAACAAAAGACTCACCCTTGGAGCATCACTTGTATGTCGTGAGCTACGAGTCACCAGGAGAAATCGTACGACTTACCAAGCCTGGTTTCTCTCACAACTGCTCCGTGAGCCCT GCCATTCACCCGATGTCACCCATCCTGAAATTTTTAGCTTCATGGGGAAGTCTGGCTTTCAGCTTTATGGCCTCTTGTACAAACCACACAGTTTGGTTCCAGGGAGGAAACATCCCACAGTTGTCTTTGCGAATGGCGGTCCTAAGGTCTGGACTAAGGTCTCAATCTTACTGTAAAATACTACATGCATAG